Genomic segment of Steroidobacter denitrificans:
CCGGTGGAAGCACCCTTGCCGGGGATCGCGGACTGGCGCACATGCGCCAGCACCTGTCTGAGAATTTCCGCCTGATCGGTGGTACTGATGGAAGGAAAATCCACCTGTCCGGGGCGCGGACCCGTTGTCGTGCCGCTGCCGCCCAGAAAATCGATGCCGAGCACTTGATACTGGTTCAGATCGAGCGCCTTGCCTACGCCGATGATGCCGCCCCACCAGCCCTTCTGTGTCTTATCGACATCGGCAACCGCCCGGCCGGCCGAGATGCCGCCCAGGGCGGCCACCAGGGGAGCTTGCGGATTTCCGCTGACGCGCCAAGCGACGCTGACCGTATCGAGGCGCCCCCCGAATGTCAGAGTCAGGGGTGCGGAGAGTTTCAGGATGCCCTCACGCACGGGCACCGGCGCATATTCGCCTTCCTTTTGATTCACTAGACTCATGACCCGGACACTCCAATACCGAATCCTGCCGGACAGGATTCGAATCCAGCCTTGTCGGCCGGACAGGGTTTGCACATCGCAGAAACCCTACGGAGCACCCGTAGTGGAAGGAGGTCGCCGGGCCCTACCGCCAGCACAATACACCGGCAGCTACACGGCAACTCATCTGCCGGGCATGTTCCCGCCGTTTGGCAGGAACACCCGCAGGAGTTGGCACCTTTTCGAATGGGTTGGATTCGACGGTTGCCCCGGCGTCAATGGGCCTGACCCTCAGCCGGTCTCGATGAGCGGCTGGCAGTGTAGGTGGGACAAGGCCGAAGCGTCAAGGCACGCCGTCCGCATCCTCGGTCTCGCGATCCGTCACCGCACCCAGCGACGCACTGCTGACCACGCGCGCATACTTCGCGAGCACACCGCGGCGGGTATAGGGTGGCGGCGCCTGCCAGGTTTTGCGGCGCCGGTCCAGGACGGACTGCGGCACATTCAAGTGGATCTCGCGGGTCTGAGCATCGATCGTGATCTCATCGCCATCCTCCACCAGCGCAAGCGTTCCGCCTACGGCGGCTTCGGGCGCCATGTGCCCGACGACAAAGCCGCGGCTGCCGCCGGAAAAACGGCCGTCCGTGATCAGGGCGACCTTGTCGATCAGGCCGATGCCCGCCAGGGCGCTGGTGGGACTGAGCATCTCGCGCATGCCCGGACCGCCCTTGGGCCCCTCGTAGCGAATCACGACGACTTCACCGGCTTGCACTTCACCATCCAGGATCGCCTGTACCGACTTTTCCTCGCCATCGAATACGCGAGCACGACCGGTAAACGACAGGCCCTCCTTGCCGGTGATTTTTGCGACTGCCCCTTCGGGGGCCAGATTGCCATACAGGATGACCAGGTGGCTGTCCGGCTTGATGGGATCGGCGAACGCTCGAATGATGTCCTGGTTTTTCGGATACGGCTTGACCTTTCTGAGGTTCTCGCCCAAGGTCTTGCCGGTCACGGTCAGACAATCTCCGTGCAACAGCCCCCGGTCCAGCAGCATCTTCATCAGCGGCTGGATGCCGCCGATGCGAATCAGCTCCGACATCATGTACTGACCGCTGGGACGCAGATCCGCCAGTACCGGTACGTGCTTGCCGATCCGCGTGAAATCATCCAGTTCCAGCGGTATTCCTGCGGCATGTGCCATTGCCAACAGATGCAGTACGGCGTTCGTGGAGCCGCTGAGCGCAATGACCACCGTGATGGCATTCTCGAAAGCCTTGCGGCTGAGGATCTGTGATGGGGTGATGCCGAGTTTCGTCAGCTTCACCACCGCCTTGCCGGCCGCCTCGCAATCCTTGATCTTGGTGCGCGAAACAGCTTCCTGTGCCGAGCTGTTCGGCAAACTCATGCCCAGCGCTTCGATCGCCGATGCCATCGTGTTCGCCGTATACATGCCGGCACAGCTGCCGGCGCCCGGTATCGCGGTGCATTCGATCTCCTTGAGTTCGCGTGCGGAAATCGCGCCGCTGGCGAATGCACCGCGCGCCTCGAACACCGAAATGATATCCCGGTGTTTCGGGCCGGGTCGTATCGTGCCACCGTAGACGAACACCGCGGGGCGATCCAGACGCGCCAGCGCCATCATGCAGCCCGGCATATTCTTGTCGCAGCCCCCGATGGCAACGATGCCATCGAAACCCTGTGCGCCGGTGACGGTCTCGATGGAGTCGGCGATCACTTCGCGCGACACCAGAGAATAGCGCATGCCCGGCGCGCCATTGGTGATACCGTCGGAAACGGTGATCGTGCCGAACGTGGTGGCCTTGCCGCCGCTGCGATCGACCGCTGCCGCTGCCGCGCGTGCCAGACGATCGATATGCATATTGCAGGGAGTGAGATTACTCCAAGTCGAGGCGATGCCGATTGCCGGCTTCTTGAAATCCGCATCCGTATAGCCGACCGCACGCAGCATCGCTCTGCTGGGTGTCTGTTTCAGGCCATCGACGACCTCGCTGGAATAGCGGCGTGGATTGACCTTTACATCGGCGACATGCTTGACGCCGGCTGAAGCCTGACGTCGAGCCGTGGTTCGGGAATTCTTTTTCAAGGACTTTTTTACGGACTTTTTCACGGGATTCTTTACGGACATGATACTTCCGGCCGGGTGATCTCGAATGATTCGGACAAGAATGGCTTGAACAATGGAATCAGCGCAGTTTCTCGCAGCAGATCCTCGTCTGCCGCTTCCCTGTAGCCGCCTTTTTCATCGTCCTCTCAGGGGAATATGCAATCCGGCGATACGCATGGCCAGTTCCAGGGACTGCTCATAGTTCAGACGCGGATCGACTTGCGAGCGGTAGGCCCGTGCCAGATCGGCGTCGGTGAGACCACGCGCGCCGCCGGTGCATTCGGTAACATTGTCGCCGGTCAGTTCGATATGCACGCCTCCGAGGCGCGATCCGGCTTCGTGATGGAGCCGGAATGCCGCTTCCAGTTCCGCGAGGATGTTATCGAAGCGGCGCGTCTTGAGCCCGGAGCTTGCCGTTTCGGTATTACCGTGCATGGGGTCGCACAGCCATAGCACCGGACTGCCGGTGGCGCTCACCGCCTGGATCAACGGCGGCAGATACTTGTCGATATCCTTTGCACCCATACGGTGGATCAGCACGATACGGCCGGGTTCGTTGTGCGGATTGAGCGTCGCGATCAGGCCCTGGATCCATTCGGCATTCATGGCCGGGCCCACCTTGATGCCGAGCGGATTGGCGATGCCGCGAAACAGTTCCACATGCGCGCCATCGAGCGCCGCCGTGCGCATGCCGATCCAGGGCATATGGGTCGACAGGTTATACCAGCGTCCCTGCCGAGCGATGTAGCGCGTCTGTGCCTGCTCGTAATGCAGATGCAGTCCTTCGTGGCTGGCATAGAACCTGGCTCGCGAGGTTTCGTGAATCGGGCTGCGCGTCATGGCCTCCAGAAAGCTCAGTGAGTCGGAAATCGATTGTACGATCCTTTCGTAGGCCTCTTTGAGGGGCGAATGCTGTACGAAGTCCAGATCCCAGTACCGAGTGTGATGCAGGTCGGCGAATCCGCCATCGATCAGCGCCCGCACGAAATTCAGCGTCAACGCGGCGCGCTCGTAGCCGCGTAGCAATAATTGTGGATCCGGCCCCCGTTCCTCGGCGCTGAAGCCGGGGCGATTGACGATCGCACCACGATAGCTGGGCAGGCTCACTCCGCCGCGTATCTCGGTGTCGGCCGAGCGCGGTTTTGCATACTGTCCGGCCATGCGGCCGATGCGCACCACCGGCTTTTTGAGCCCATGCACCAGTACCAGGCTCATCTGCAGGAGAATTTTCAGTTTCTTGGCGATCGTGTCGGAGGCGCAATCCTCGAGGGTCTCGGCGCAATCCCCTCCCTGCAGCACAAAGCGCTCCCCGCGCTGCGCCGCAGCGATTTCCTCCTTTAACATTTCGATTTCCCCAGACACCACCAGCGGCGGCAGGCGGGCAAGCTCGCTGACGACGGCGTCCAGGGTGACCTTGTCCGGATAATTGGGCTGCTGTTGAGCGGGCTTGCCTTGCCAGTTCGCCGGATGCCATTCGGCCAGATGAGAATGACGCGTCATGCCGGCAGATTAGCACTCGAACGACCTGGCGCAAAAGCGCGTAAACCACGGCGGTTTGGCATACTTCATTTGGAGTTACGACGCAGCACCGGCTGTTCTCAAATGGCCGTCCGGCCAAACAGCCCTGGAGAAGTACGGATGATTCGAGTCCTCATTCTGGGCGCCGGCAAGATCGGCGCCCTCATTTCCGGTCTGCTGGCGGATTCAGGCAGCTATGAAGTGCATCTCGCGGATATCAATCCGGAGGCCGCCCGGGCCGTCGTCAAGGCTCATGCCTTGGCGCAACTGCACGCCCATGTCCTGGATGCCGCGAGTCCGGCCGCGCTGAAAGCGCAGCTGACGCAATATCCCGTGGACGCCGTGGTTTCCGCTCTTCCCTATTATTGCAACATAGCGGTTGCCGAAGCCGCCCGGCACGCCGATTGTCATTATTTCGATCTCACCGAGGATGTGGAAGTGACGCGCGCGGTGCGCCGCATCGCCATGGGGACTGCCCAGGCGTTCGTACCCCAGTGCGGGCTGGCGCCGGGCTTCGTGTCCATCGCCGCCAGCGAGTTGATCGGCCACTTCGATGAGTTACGCTCGGTCAAGCTGCGTGTGGGCGCCCTGCCCCAGCATCCGAACAACGTACTCAAGTACTCGCTGACCTGGTCCACCGAAGGTCTGATCAATGAATACGGCAACCCCTGCGAAGCCATCGTCGAAGGAAGGCGCGTGGAAGCCGCACCGCTGGAAGGCCTGGAGGGGATCGAGATCGACGGCACGGCCTACGAGGCCTTCAACACTTCCGGTGGCCTGGGCTCGCTGAGTGAAAC
This window contains:
- the ilvD gene encoding dihydroxy-acid dehydratase produces the protein MSVKNPVKKSVKKSLKKNSRTTARRQASAGVKHVADVKVNPRRYSSEVVDGLKQTPSRAMLRAVGYTDADFKKPAIGIASTWSNLTPCNMHIDRLARAAAAAVDRSGGKATTFGTITVSDGITNGAPGMRYSLVSREVIADSIETVTGAQGFDGIVAIGGCDKNMPGCMMALARLDRPAVFVYGGTIRPGPKHRDIISVFEARGAFASGAISARELKEIECTAIPGAGSCAGMYTANTMASAIEALGMSLPNSSAQEAVSRTKIKDCEAAGKAVVKLTKLGITPSQILSRKAFENAITVVIALSGSTNAVLHLLAMAHAAGIPLELDDFTRIGKHVPVLADLRPSGQYMMSELIRIGGIQPLMKMLLDRGLLHGDCLTVTGKTLGENLRKVKPYPKNQDIIRAFADPIKPDSHLVILYGNLAPEGAVAKITGKEGLSFTGRARVFDGEEKSVQAILDGEVQAGEVVVIRYEGPKGGPGMREMLSPTSALAGIGLIDKVALITDGRFSGGSRGFVVGHMAPEAAVGGTLALVEDGDEITIDAQTREIHLNVPQSVLDRRRKTWQAPPPYTRRGVLAKYARVVSSASLGAVTDRETEDADGVP
- a CDS encoding class II 3-deoxy-7-phosphoheptulonate synthase, encoding MTRHSHLAEWHPANWQGKPAQQQPNYPDKVTLDAVVSELARLPPLVVSGEIEMLKEEIAAAQRGERFVLQGGDCAETLEDCASDTIAKKLKILLQMSLVLVHGLKKPVVRIGRMAGQYAKPRSADTEIRGGVSLPSYRGAIVNRPGFSAEERGPDPQLLLRGYERAALTLNFVRALIDGGFADLHHTRYWDLDFVQHSPLKEAYERIVQSISDSLSFLEAMTRSPIHETSRARFYASHEGLHLHYEQAQTRYIARQGRWYNLSTHMPWIGMRTAALDGAHVELFRGIANPLGIKVGPAMNAEWIQGLIATLNPHNEPGRIVLIHRMGAKDIDKYLPPLIQAVSATGSPVLWLCDPMHGNTETASSGLKTRRFDNILAELEAAFRLHHEAGSRLGGVHIELTGDNVTECTGGARGLTDADLARAYRSQVDPRLNYEQSLELAMRIAGLHIPLRGR
- a CDS encoding saccharopine dehydrogenase family protein, whose protein sequence is MIRVLILGAGKIGALISGLLADSGSYEVHLADINPEAARAVVKAHALAQLHAHVLDAASPAALKAQLTQYPVDAVVSALPYYCNIAVAEAARHADCHYFDLTEDVEVTRAVRRIAMGTAQAFVPQCGLAPGFVSIAASELIGHFDELRSVKLRVGALPQHPNNVLKYSLTWSTEGLINEYGNPCEAIVEGRRVEAAPLEGLEGIEIDGTAYEAFNTSGGLGSLSETYGAHCRSMDYKTMRYPGHCAQIRLLMNDLKLNQDRGTLKRILENAIPQTLQDVVVIYVAITGTQDGEFREENYVNKIYPQAIAGRLWSAIQVTTASSLCAVLDLVVNANGRYRGFVRQEDFGLLEVLQNRFGSHYTAGVGKELSSRMVVSGQAGHQRSTEHRAPARCG